TGATGAGCTCTCAGAAACCATCAAAAGCAGGTCAATCTTCAGGGAAACAAGGAACTGCCAAAATACCCAAAGATATTGAAGGATTGGGCACATATTTCTTCTCCCTAAACGAGTCTAACTTCAAGCAGTATGGATCTGTGTTTGCAGAAATGGCTATAGGTTATTCTTCAACCAAAGAAAAACTAGAAGAGGCAGTTGATCTGGTATATGATACCACTGTTTCAGACCGAGACAGTGCAAATCTTGGAGCTATGATCTCTGAAGCGATAATAAACTATGAAGCAATGGGGACATCTACGTCGCCATCGATCACTGTCGACTTCAGGAAATGTCTCCTCGCTCATTTTCAGACCGATTTCCAGCAAAAGGACGTGCTACGAGGACAATCTGTAGAGGCATGGCTTGGTGTGTTTGCCTTTTTGTGCCACATCTACAAAAGGATTCAAATCAACGCACAGCCCATTGCTGTAATAGGAAGAGCCATTCTTTCCTCTGCTGAAAACACCCTTCAAAACGTGGACGTTGTTGATGATGAAATAGATTGCATTTGTACACATTTGAAACTTTGTGGTAACCTTCTTGAGTCCAATCACCCCCAACCTTTTGAATCGATATTCACTAACCTCAGAAGACTTATCATTAAACGGCAGACCAGCTGTATGGTTCGATGTGTGGTGCTTGAACTTATTGAACTTAGGTACATGAGCTGGAGTGATCCAAAAAAAGTTCTTGACAAGTTTTATGTTGATGCTCTGGCTGATGCTGTGGCTGAAGATGAACTGGGAAATACAAACTGACCATTTTTGTTTCATCGCACCGGGCATTGAGTTTATTTTCCATCCATTTTGTCAGGCTCTATAGTTACCATGTTTCGGGTTCATTGATGGCCCGTTTCTCACATTTAATTTTGTCTTAATCGAACAGGGGAGTGCATGAAAGCTGCTTAATAGAAACATTTGCAGGACTGTAGATGAGGGGCGCCACttacattgtatacatgtgGCAGCATATCGAATAGCAAGTATAATCAAATTAGGTGAGGATCGCCATTTTAAAGACCCTCCTGGCAATGTGTTATAATGTCATATACCTGATGCAGCACGATtgtcaaattaaaaatcgccaattatactattataatacatgtacctgtttAATATATTAACTGTACTTGCACCTGGCACAAGCGCA
This region of Halichondria panicea chromosome 12, odHalPani1.1, whole genome shotgun sequence genomic DNA includes:
- the LOC135344992 gene encoding CBP80/20-dependent translation initiation factor-like produces the protein MANRGRGRGKVLNTVMSSQKPSKAGQSSGKQGTAKIPKDIEGLGTYFFSLNESNFKQYGSVFAEMAIGYSSTKEKLEEAVDLVYDTTVSDRDSANLGAMISEAIINYEAMGTSTSPSITVDFRKCLLAHFQTDFQQKDVLRGQSVEAWLGVFAFLCHIYKRIQINAQPIAVIGRAILSSAENTLQNVDVVDDEIDCICTHLKLCGNLLESNHPQPFESIFTNLRRLIIKRQTSCMVRCVVLELIELRYMSWSDPKKVLDKFYVDALADAVAEDELGNTN